From Nitrospirota bacterium, a single genomic window includes:
- the carB gene encoding carbamoyl-phosphate synthase large subunit, with product MPKRTDIKKILIIGAGPIVIGQACEFDYSGVQACKALKEEGYEIVLVNSNPATIMTDPEMAHRTYIEPITPAVVEKIIERERPDALLPTMGGQTALNTSVALAEMGVLEKFNVELIGARLPAIKKAEDRELFKKAMESIGLDVPKSGFSTSLDQAYEILDMVGFPAILRPAFTLGGTGGGIAYNREEFTELITRGLEASPVHQVLIEESVVGWKEYELEVMRDTRDNVVIVCSIENLDPMGVHTGDSITVAPAQTLTDKEYQIMRDASLKIIREIGVDTGGSNIQFAVDPQNGRMIVIEMNPRVSRSSALASKATGFPIAKFAAKLAVGYTLDEITNDITRATPASFEPTIDYVVVKFPRFAFEKFPQADATLTTQMKSVGEAMSIGRTFRESLQKALRSLEIDRYGFESRRDRDGDGDHSSDDIRQKISVPNWERIWYIADGFRTGMSVDEVFVLSKIDPWFLQQIKQIVDMEKELREKAAAILHDRTPSLDHPLRLAKEYGFSDRRLAKLFTTTEDAVRKARRELGITPVFKTVDTCAAEFEAHTPYLYSTYEKPFFRLQGPGTGVEGKAECEANPTDRKKIIILGGGPNRIGQGIEFDYCCVHAAFALKEDDFETIMVNCNPETVSTDYDTSDRLYFEPLTLEDVLHIIQRERPVGVIVQFGGQTPLKLAVPLEKEGVRILGTTPDSIDRAEDRKRFKELLDKLGLLQAESGTSISCEEAVEVANRIGYPVMVRPSYVLGGRAMEIVYDEESVRNYMSRAVKASPERPVLVDKYLEDAVEIDVDAISDGKAVVVAGIMEHIEEAGVHSGDSACSLPPFSLPKHIVEEIDRQTRVLAMELGVIGLMNIQFAVKEGRIYVLEVNPRASRTVPFVSKAIGVPLAKLAARVMAGKTLAELGFTKEVVIHHIAVKEAVFPFAKFPGVDTLLGPEMKSTGEVMGIDSDFGMSFAKSQMAAGNPMPVEGRVFLSVKDKDKAGLLEVAQGLQDAGFSIVATRGTASYLRDRGITVETVNKVTEGRPHIVDQITDMQIDFVINTVSGAQSQKDSYSIRRTTLVKGVPYFTTISAAKAAVRGISAIKTRSLQVKSIQEYHTK from the coding sequence GGAGTCCTCGAGAAGTTCAACGTCGAATTGATCGGCGCCAGACTGCCGGCTATCAAGAAAGCGGAGGACCGCGAGCTGTTCAAGAAGGCCATGGAGAGCATCGGCCTCGATGTTCCGAAGAGCGGCTTTTCCACGTCACTGGATCAGGCCTACGAGATCCTCGACATGGTCGGATTTCCGGCCATCCTGCGGCCGGCCTTCACCCTCGGCGGGACCGGAGGCGGCATTGCCTACAACCGCGAGGAATTCACGGAACTGATCACCCGGGGACTGGAGGCGAGCCCTGTCCATCAGGTGCTCATCGAGGAATCCGTCGTCGGATGGAAGGAGTACGAACTCGAAGTGATGCGCGATACCCGGGACAACGTGGTCATCGTCTGCTCCATAGAGAACCTCGACCCCATGGGCGTCCATACCGGCGACAGCATCACCGTGGCGCCGGCCCAGACGCTCACGGACAAGGAATACCAGATCATGCGCGACGCGTCGCTCAAGATCATCCGCGAGATCGGCGTGGACACCGGCGGCTCGAACATCCAGTTCGCCGTCGACCCGCAGAACGGCAGGATGATCGTGATCGAGATGAACCCCCGTGTGTCCCGCAGTTCGGCGCTCGCGTCAAAGGCGACGGGGTTCCCCATCGCAAAGTTTGCGGCAAAGCTGGCCGTGGGATACACGCTCGATGAGATCACGAATGACATCACCCGGGCGACGCCGGCGTCCTTCGAACCCACGATCGACTATGTGGTCGTAAAGTTCCCGCGATTCGCCTTCGAGAAATTCCCCCAGGCCGACGCCACGCTTACCACGCAGATGAAGTCCGTCGGGGAGGCCATGTCCATCGGACGGACCTTCAGGGAGTCCCTGCAGAAGGCGCTCCGGTCGCTCGAGATCGACCGGTACGGTTTCGAGTCGCGCCGTGACCGGGACGGCGACGGAGACCACAGCAGCGACGATATCCGGCAGAAGATCAGCGTTCCTAACTGGGAGCGCATCTGGTACATCGCCGACGGCTTCCGGACGGGCATGAGCGTGGACGAGGTGTTCGTCCTTTCGAAGATCGACCCGTGGTTCCTGCAGCAGATCAAGCAGATCGTGGACATGGAAAAGGAACTGCGCGAAAAGGCGGCGGCCATCCTGCATGACCGGACGCCGTCGCTCGACCATCCCCTCAGGCTTGCTAAGGAGTATGGATTTTCGGACCGCAGGCTCGCAAAACTGTTCACGACAACCGAGGACGCCGTACGAAAAGCGCGGCGTGAGCTCGGCATCACGCCCGTATTCAAGACCGTGGATACCTGTGCCGCCGAATTCGAGGCTCATACGCCCTATCTGTACTCGACGTACGAAAAACCCTTCTTCAGGCTTCAGGGGCCGGGGACCGGGGTCGAGGGAAAGGCCGAGTGCGAGGCGAACCCGACAGACCGGAAGAAGATCATCATTCTCGGAGGCGGCCCCAACCGTATCGGGCAGGGCATCGAGTTCGACTACTGCTGCGTGCACGCGGCGTTTGCGCTGAAAGAAGACGATTTCGAAACGATCATGGTGAACTGCAATCCCGAGACGGTCAGCACGGACTATGACACGTCGGACCGGCTCTATTTTGAACCCTTGACACTCGAAGATGTTTTACATATTATACAGCGGGAACGGCCGGTCGGCGTCATCGTGCAGTTCGGCGGGCAGACGCCCCTGAAGCTTGCGGTGCCGCTGGAAAAGGAGGGGGTTCGCATCCTCGGCACTACCCCCGACAGCATCGACCGCGCCGAGGACCGGAAACGGTTCAAGGAACTGCTCGATAAGCTCGGTCTCCTGCAGGCGGAGAGCGGGACCTCCATATCCTGCGAAGAGGCGGTGGAGGTCGCAAACAGGATCGGCTACCCCGTCATGGTCCGGCCTTCCTACGTCCTCGGCGGGAGGGCGATGGAGATCGTGTATGACGAGGAGAGCGTAAGAAATTACATGAGCCGGGCGGTGAAGGCGTCCCCGGAGCGTCCGGTTCTGGTGGACAAATATCTGGAAGACGCCGTCGAGATCGATGTGGACGCCATCAGCGACGGCAAGGCCGTCGTCGTTGCCGGCATCATGGAGCATATCGAGGAAGCCGGTGTTCACTCCGGGGATTCCGCGTGTTCACTCCCGCCGTTTTCACTGCCCAAACACATCGTTGAGGAAATCGACCGGCAGACGCGGGTCCTGGCGATGGAACTGGGCGTCATCGGGCTCATGAATATCCAGTTCGCGGTGAAGGAAGGCCGCATCTACGTCCTCGAAGTGAACCCCCGTGCCTCGCGGACGGTGCCGTTCGTAAGCAAGGCCATCGGCGTGCCGCTGGCCAAGCTGGCAGCCCGCGTCATGGCGGGCAAAACGCTTGCGGAGCTCGGCTTCACGAAGGAAGTCGTTATTCACCACATAGCGGTCAAGGAAGCCGTTTTCCCCTTTGCCAAGTTCCCCGGCGTGGACACGCTGCTCGGGCCCGAGATGAAGTCTACCGGCGAGGTCATGGGGATCGACTCGGACTTCGGCATGTCATTCGCAAAATCCCAGATGGCCGCCGGGAACCCCATGCCCGTGGAGGGCCGCGTGTTCCTGAGCGTGAAGGACAAGGATAAGGCCGGGCTCCTCGAGGTCGCACAGGGCCTGCAGGATGCGGGATTCTCGATCGTGGCGACAAGAGGCACGGCCTCCTATCTGAGAGACCGCGGCATCACCGTGGAGACAGTGAACAAGGTCACCGAGGGAAGGCCCCATATCGTGGACCAGATCACGGACATGCAGATCGATTTCGTGATCAACACGGTTTCCGGCGCGCAGTCCCAGAAGGACTCCTACTCCATCCGGCGCACGACGCTCGTCAAGGGCGTGCCCTATTTTACGACGATTTCAGCGGCAAAGGCTGCGGTGCGCGGCATTTCGGCCATCAAAACGAGATCCTTGCAGGTGAAGTCCATCCAGGAGTATCATACAAAATGA